GAAAATGAGCTGGGGAGTGTGGAGGAGCGAGTGGCATCGCAAACAGAGGAAAGAAGAGCATTTGGAAGCCAGCGGGCAGCTGGCGTGTCGGGCATCACGGCGCAGAGCCTTGCTACACTGGAGGACGTGTATCCTCTATGAGCATTTGCTTTCATACCAGCTCCAATGTTTCTATTCGATTCTTTCTTGAGCTCCTCAGCAGATGTAACGCGGCACAGGCAAAAAGCAAACAGAGGCCAGATAGCAAGTCAGCACTACCACCGTCATCTGCAGGTTAGATCCGGAGAGTCAGGCCATTGGAATCAAGTCATTAAATGTCTCTGTGTTCTTCTCTCAGTGCGTCGTACTTCAGGGGCTTTCGCAAAATGTCTCCCAGAATAAAGCTAAACAGCTGATCAAAAATACGGCAGTCCAACATCATCACCAGACAGTAAGTTATTGAGACCTTGACACAATAATGATACATTAAGGAATTATTAATAAGGACATATGAATGAATTATTAACTCTTGTGTCAAAAATGTTCAAGTTACCATAATCATATCTGATGATCTCTCACTGCACACTTTTGTGCTAGCATCATGGCTGAGAATCATTTAATTAAATACATCtcatgtttgaatttttttttcttttccataggTCATaaagaagcactggagactgtGGAAAGACCGACTGGAGGAGGCTGAAGACAAATCCCTCCAAGCCCTGATAGACATGGCGGACACAAACTACAGGTGCTTTTAatgtctctttttttgttgtatttGATGTAAACGTGCCCTAGTTTCACTTACGGCTGctccttcacccccccccccccttccctctaTAGGATGTACTTGATGAGTCACTCTTTTGACCACTGGAGGCGGAAACTTGTACAGCAAAGCCGCATGCAGGTGTTTAATGTTGAACATTCTTATTTAAAGCCACCTATTTTCTATACTACTCTTTGGAGTCATAAGGCGCTGGATGTTGGAGAGATGCTGCGAGTCTTTTTCCAGGAGCGGTCGAGTAGTCAGCACTGCAACGCACTTTATCGGATGTTTCTATCTTGTCGTACAGGAGTTGGAGTGGCGAGCCGATGTTTGGTTTGCAGAGCGCTGGTTGGCTCATTATTTCGGCTCCTGGTGTGAATATGCTCTGCTGAGAAGTGTGAAGAATGACAAGCAACACAAGGCAGATGTCCATAATAAGTTAGAACAATTGGTCTTTCTTCACTAGCTGCAGTCTCATCCTGGCGGTAGCACGAAAGTTATTTGCCTCCTTCTCTTTTGGCTTTAGGCAGCGCCTGTGCACATGGGTGTTGTGCACCTGGCGGGCAAGGACAGAACAACACAAGGATGAGATGCTGATGCTGCGACTAGTATGTTGTCTCCCTTTTGAATAAACCACTCTACACGGCCGACAATTACTGAGAGTTATTGCTGCTCATATCGACTGATGTTTTCCTCAGGCCATTCTTCACGAAGAGCAAAGCTGCGTGCAGAGAGCCTGGGCCCGATGGAAAGAACGGACAGAGCAGCAGAAGAAAGGAGAAGATAAGCAAAAGGAGCAGACGTCAGAAGATTGCGAGCTTCCTCCCACTTTATTGGCACAGCGGGAAGATACCAGTGCTGGCTTACAGGCCAGGTGAGGAGAAAGTGGGATGTAAATACACCGGATGACCTCTGTTACCCGAGGCAGTGTGGGGTCATGTTTTGTCCATTTAATAGTTATTTAGGTTTTGCGTGTTCTTTTTTGCTTCTATGCTCGTCAGGCTCAAAATGTCTGATCTGACTGAACGAGCGCTCTGGCATTGGGCCCTTACTCTTCAAGCCAAGGTTTCACCTACGCACTTCATGGCTTCTTTCACTCTACTCGGGTGTCTTCATGCGTTCTTTTGGAACCTTCCGCAGGTgctcttcgggtggaggttgtgggTCAGAGAACAGCGCAGGAAGAAAGCGGAGGCGGTGGAAACCAAGTGCGCGATGTCTGACACCCATCAGAACAAAACATCTTACAACAGGGCTCAAAGTTCTTTGAATCAAGGCAAGAATAATGCGCACAAACATTGAAagaatcccttttttttttatgtttttgttttatcattAGCCGAGCTGTTACACAGGGAGCAAATCGACACGGAAAAAGCCCGGAAGCATTACGACTCCAAACTGCTGACTAAAGTGCTGAGAGCGTGGAAAAAGCATCAGCATACACGCCTCAAATATAAGGTAGGTATTTTTCGCTGTTTCGTAGTCGATTGAATAAACAATCCAATCCTGTGCTGTGAAATTGCTGCTTGACAATACGGTGATGATGACACAGGTCATGAAACAACAAGGAATCTTGTTGCGGAAACTGAAGATGTACGAGACCTACTTTGTACTCTGGAGGCGGAaggtttgtttttcaaactCTAATAACAGTTGCGGATTAATTTTACACATATAGTGAAAAATGTTGTCGCTGTTCGTTAGGCAACATTTTGAATACGGTGCACAAATTAGATTATGCAAGCATGTGTCCGATGTGTGTTTTTACGATTGATCCTTCACGCCAACAGTTTGAGTTCAAAGTCAAGTTGTCCGAGCAGACGGAACAGGCACTCTGGCATTGGGCACTCACTCTTCAAGCCAAGGTACCACCTGCCTGATTCTTCTCTTCTTGCTTTGAAACTCAGCAATGACAGCTTGATTTGtcctaaaatgttttttgggaAAATTTACTGCAGATGTTCCATGCATGGAGGCTGTGGGTGCAAACACAGCGCAAAAAGAAGACGGAGGTCGCTCAGGTGGACGACGATGAGTCAACAAGTGCGGCTGTGACGTACATAGATGACATCAGGAGCCTGACAGAGACTGAAATGCAGCGAGATGAAGAACCGGTGCGTTGATGTTCAAGTTGGCTTTCCTCAAATTAATGTGCCTCCTTCAATAgatctgtttcttttttttttttttttctttagcaaaGTCTCCATCTACAAAGGGTGGTGAAGTGCTGTGCTATGAAGTGGAAGCAGCGGGCTTTGTTCGTGTCGTTCAAAAAGCCTGTGACCTTCCATTATCCTGATTCGAAACTCGATTGCCCATCCGACTCAAGGGAGAATGACGTAGATGATAGTGAGCTGTGAGTACATAGCAAGCCTGAAGAGgtttatgattgttttttttactaatttattacatcatcccccccctcccctcgcctAGAATCCGTCCATTAGTGCGCCGCCAGCCTCGTCGCTGCGAGGAATTGTTTGCGCCTTCATCAAATGTTGCATCGTTATCTTCATCGCGTCCAAGTGGATACGTGTGTCACGTGTCCTACCAGAAACCCCCAGCTTCCATCCTGGACACGTCTGAGACACCCTGTGAGCTGCTATTGCCTCCTGCTGCTTTCATGAACACAGAAAACAAGGTAATATTCATCACTTGGACTTTGATGCATGAATTCACCACCGAGTCATCCATCCTCTAGTTGTTGTTTGTGTCCAAGATGAGACAAGCCAACATCCTCAGCCCAACAGCGGTAGCCAGTTtggaaaatatttcaccaacaTCATCAGGTACATCTACATTTTACTGTCTGGTTTAGAGGAATTATCTAAAAATATATCTTGTTGCCTCTTTCAAGACATACAGTCGGGAGAACCGTGCGGAGATTCGGCAAATGATCCAACTTCAACGCTGATGAGGGAGCTAATGAGCATCCAGCAGGACATGAGAAGCTTCCAGCAGGACAGGAAGCAGCTTCGGTGAGCAAGAACAGCGTTTATCTCACTTGAGTTTTCTTCTGCTCCGTTGTTTACTCCAGGCTTTTTGTCTGCTCAGGCTCTGGCAGAAAGTGAAAGACGTGTTGCAGAGTTGGCTGCAGAGCAGTGGAAAAGATGAGGAAATAGAAAAGATGGCAGTTTGTCAACAAGTAAAGGAGGTAAGTAAGAGTTGTTGGTTATTGCTGACAAAAACAGCCCTCTCAGTTAATGGTTTGCGTGTTGACAGCTGGAGGAGCGCATTGAGAAATTGTCCTGTGAGCTGGGAACACGAAGGCTGACAATGCGTTTTCATGCAGAAAGACTCCAACATTTACAAGCTGTCCTCGACTGCTCAGGATTTGCTTCGCTTTATCGACAAATACAGATGTAAATGTActattaggttaatttatatttttatgtgtTGGGGTCACCGTGATGGAGTCTCAGGCATTGTATCTAAAAATATCATGTTTTTTTCCAACAGTGAATAAAAGCACTTTTGCATCCGTCTTATGTGTGTCATCTGTTGAAATggatctttttaaaaaataatatcctGAAAAAATATCAGCAGATTTTTATATGAACTCTACTTGCATATGTTCGATTACACTGTaatgtaaaacattttattcaatgtgttttttttctaaaattttGTAATTACGTCATCTAATATATATAACATCTAATTTAGATTGCATTTTTGTATACGTTCGCCTATATGACTACATGTCCCAGAAGACATTGTGCGAATATGTGCGTTGGCTCTTCAATTGACTTCCGGTTGCTCTCAATGTCAGTCGATAATGGTTCCGGGTTTATATTTTGCATAAGGTGTTTGACAAGTCATATAACAAGGCACAAACACGCTTCTTTTGAGTCATAACAACTCACACTGCTGTCGTAAGGTAATGTAGTTTGTTGCGTCTACTTATTTAGTGCATGGTTTGTTTTTcagctatttatttttctgtacaTGTTGTGTTTACTTAAGTGTACGTGTGACAAGATAACTTGGATGTACAGTATCATTCAAGCTATAAAAAATAGTACGACTAGCTATGTAAATTATTACTATTAAATAATACGCTTGAATTATATAACATTGTGCTACCTCATTTCATTAATGTACGTTCCACTAAAGACAACAAttatttcaaacaaaatatttggtTGCAGTTTTGGCCGAGATAGATGAACAAAGGTGCATTATATATCGTAAGTACTTGGGCTTACTGTATAAATATTGAACCAATTGAACGACAATTTTTTATATGCCCACTCTGATGCAGATGAGATTGACATGCAGAGTCACAACACTGCACATGACATCGTCCAGGAGGGCATCCTCAGCTCCTGCTGGGTTCTTCGTCCCTGATTGCAGCTCCATAGACACGCAGTCCCTGCAGCTGCTCCAGGATTTTGTCTCCCGGGCCACAAGGCTCTTTGCCATCAGCGGCGCTGGTCTCTCCACAGAGTCGGGCATTCCAGATTACCGCTCGGAAGGTGTGGGCCTCTACGCCCGCACTGACAGGCGTCCCATGCAGCATGTTGAGTTTGTCCGTAGCGCCAAGTCCCGTCAGCGTTACTGGGCAAGGAACTTTCTGGGGTGGCCACAGTTCTCCTCGCATCAGCCCAACGCAGCTCACAGGGCCCTGCAGCATTGGGAGGTACAGGGAAAGCTCCACTGGCTGGTGACCCAGAATGTTGATGCGCTCCATTCAAAGgcaggacaaaaaaaactcactgAGCTCCATGGATGTGCTCACAGGTGACCAAAAATCATAATGCTGgttaattaaataattgattCATCGAATTAAATAGAACCATgaaaaaaatcagcaaaagtGATTTCAAATCATTTCTATCCTCAGAGTGATGTGTTTAGGCTGTGGCAGTATTTCAGCGAGGGAGGAGCTCCAGAGGCGTTTTGTGGAGCTCAACCCAGACTGGAGGGCTCAGGCCGGGGCCGTGGCTCCAGATGGGGACGTGTTCCTGGAAGACGAGCTGGCTCTCAATTTCAGGGTTCCCTCCTGTGAGGTCTGTGGAGGAACACTGAAGCCTGAGGTTACCTTCTTCGGTGACTCAGTGAATAAAGACACAGTGCAGTTTGTGCACAACAAATTAGCGGAATCGGATGCAGTGCTCGTCATCGGGACATCGCTGCAGGTAAGTGGCActcttgacaaaaatattttcagtcTTTTCTAGGAATATCGTCATTTTTGTTCAGGCCTATTTAATTATTCTATTGAACCCCAATTCTAAAACAATGTCTGACTTccattggttgtttttccttttatttattattacttttgtaTTTCTGTGAGCACTATGAGGAGTGGTACAAACAATTTTATGCATGAATGTGCTTATGTGATTTTCCACAGGTCTACTCGGGATACAGATTTTTACTGGCAGCCAGCGATAGAAATATACCGGTCGCCATCGTGAATATTGGACCGACGAGGGCAGACCATTTGGCCCAGCTGAAAGTGAGAGGTCGCTGTGGTGAAGTGCTGTCAAGCATTCAACCTCTCTGACGGTATGTGGTAAAATTCGGAGATTCAAAGAGAAAAACTACCTCAATTCTGCTACCCGGATTGCTGAGATGCAAAGTGACACTTGATCTGACGAATCAACCCAGGGGCTTCATGAATATTTCAAAAACTACTTTTACGGTTTGTTTTTGTACCACCATGTAGTCCTGCTGTAATAAGTAAAAGAagctgtttttattcattttaaacaGTTTAATGGAGTCATGAATAAAACATGATGTTGAGTTACAAACAGACTGATGGTAGAGTGACTGCAGACTGACAGACATTGAGTTCTTTTAGGATATTTTGCTCTTGGAATCTCTCTTGAAGGCCAAGCTTCCACTCCTCCAGACTGGATAGTGACTCATTTTGTAGGATGGCCGGGATGCTAAATGAGTACAGGCAACTTTTATGGCTGGTTGCATCTGCCGCCCATGTTGCAGTTGCCTTGGTCACTGTCAAGGGGGTCATAGAGAGGCAGTTTTCAAAGCTCTCACTCTGCTCAAACCAGTAGATGGCAGGGTAACCCAGTAACAGTCCGAAGACAGCGCTCAGGTTCCACTCATCTGAACCATGTGCCACAGAAATACTTTTGTCAACATCCTTTCCTGCATCAAACCCTCTGAGACAAAAAAGGAGATCTTGTGCGATGTTCTTCAGCCCAGCTCTGACTGACTCTATGATGGCGGGCTTCTCTAATGAGTGGCTGACGTCGATCACAGCCGGGCCACCGTTGCGAAGCACCTTCTCGAGATTGGACCGGGTTGCAACCGGGTTAACAATGAGGCTGTTACCATTCAAGTCCAAGGTGATAAGGGAGTCCGACACGAGCTGGGACGATTGACACGAGCGCAAATAGTGATGCACTTGCTCTCCGCTGGCGCTGTTTGCATCATACAGCAGAGCAGGTTTCAAAGCCAAATCAACGGCCAAAAGCTGAGCAGCCACATCCAGACTTTGAGGGATGGAAAAAGATTTCCTTCTCGTGGACAAATATTTACGAGCGGCAGCAAGAAAGAGCTCTCGAGTGTGCATAGCTTGACTAATTACATGCAATTTAAATGTTACAGATTCTGCACAGTTGCCATAGTTTCAAATCTAGCCAATATTCTCAAGCCTGTagacaatgaaaaaaataatttaaaaaattgaaaagaaaaatgaattacTAAAGAGAAGATATATTTCAAACTAAGattaacaaaacatttttctttacaTCGCTTGATTCTTCTTTTGTAGTCAAAGACCTAAAAACGATAAAACGGCATTACAAAATATCTATTACCTAACAGTAAATTGAGTACAAGCGCAATCTCACCATGTACAGGATGAGGCATTGTTACGTTGCAGGCTGAGGAGCCATCAAATCAAAATCGGAGAGATTTCTGGCAATCCAAACACCGGCCACAAACAACCCCAAGTTGACCAGAAGATTCCTGAAAACATAAATTAAAAGTTATCGCACCAAATCACTCAAAATGTCATCTTTTGCAGAGGCTTTGTCTTAGCCTGTGCAGAAATTAGTAACAACTGGAGAGTTGAAGTCACTTCTTGCAAAAAGCTTGAAATATATGTAAAATGTGCAAAGCACAGAGTAATTAGtcgttattttattttccttttgttttcctACCCAAAATCAGATGCTACAGCGACCCTTGTGAgggaggataagcggttcagtaGATGGCAAGGACAAACATCTAATGActtgatgctaatgctaagaaGAAACGgctaacagacagacagacacatggTTTTAAAATCGCTTCACACTACTTTCACTCACCTCCTGAaatcatttctgtctgttgcaaaTTTACAAGCCAAACTGATCCAATCTGTCGCGCTTGACGAGCCGGACGAGCTCTTCTTGCCCGGTACTCCGCTCATGTTGCACCCGGTGAGACTAGCTTAACAACGAGGCTGACCAAGGCGGAAGTAGCGCAATCACTAGCTCACTACGGCGAGCGACGAGGCTCGTAGTTTTGTATCGCGTCGTTATTCAATTGCGTATACCCGTGACGATGTCCGCCACTCGTTATCGTCGCTTTCTCAAGTTGTGCGAAGAATGGCCACGCGACGAGCGCAAGAAAGGTCGAGATTTGGGAACGTTTCTCCGGCAGCGAGTGGCAGCCGCGTTCCGCGAGGGCGAAAACACACGGGTAGGGCAACACCGGCGGCACAGCTCAGCTGCTACATATCATGAAGCTAAGCTAACTTGGGAACATTGCGCGGCTTAGTCGACCTTGCTGGCTCTTACATTCAATTAATTGTTGTGGTTTATTCACAAGTTTATTAATTCGGTTGCAATATAGCCTACAACATATGTaatccatttactttattaattGTATGGTTGTCCTTACTGAATTTAATATTTGCCTCTCATGAATTATATTTGCATCccctatttttttaattgactatTGCAGGAAAAACCATTAACAAAGTAATTTAGTGTGTACGCcaattatattgttttttttcccctgattcTTTTAAGGGTAAAC
This genomic interval from Syngnathus typhle isolate RoL2023-S1 ecotype Sweden linkage group LG11, RoL_Styp_1.0, whole genome shotgun sequence contains the following:
- the sirt4 gene encoding NAD-dependent protein lipoamidase sirtuin-4, mitochondrial isoform X1, whose amino-acid sequence is MNKGALYIMRLTCRVTTLHMTSSRRASSAPAGFFVPDCSSIDTQSLQLLQDFVSRATRLFAISGAGLSTESGIPDYRSEGVGLYARTDRRPMQHVEFVRSAKSRQRYWARNFLGWPQFSSHQPNAAHRALQHWEVQGKLHWLVTQNVDALHSKAGQKKLTELHGCAHRVMCLGCGSISAREELQRRFVELNPDWRAQAGAVAPDGDVFLEDELALNFRVPSCEVCGGTLKPEVTFFGDSVNKDTVQFVHNKLAESDAVLVIGTSLQVYSGYRFLLAASDRNIPVAIVNIGPTRADHLAQLKVRGRCGEVLSSIQPL
- the tomm6 gene encoding mitochondrial import receptor subunit TOM6 homolog → MSGVPGKKSSSGSSSATDWISLACKFATDRNDFRRNLLVNLGLFVAGVWIARNLSDFDLMAPQPAT
- the sfi1 gene encoding protein SFI1 homolog isoform X2, which translates into the protein MEKQYRLPKRKLHSVTFSIDTKVSPIPNSYIPKRTDYSWDKCGRTDELRIRNLARKFLKTWRQNTFGRILPHKAKCHYDSVLLGKTFEAWKEEWWTFGRGWSLSVRAKCHYRYYLLYMTFRRWQTFMSLQVDKKDKIQKAQAFVDRRRMRQMWDKWKFYCQTHQQKIKALQLAQEQHRRTSLQSAWHLWQARFRQQQNIPPMEDQDSTQGAIEKESKASLHFSNRVKKKSLLEWQSYVSCSERKKSLKADAQRFARLHLMKMSWGVWRSEWHRKQRKEEHLEASGQLACRASRRRALLHWRTYVTRHRQKANRGQIASQHYHRHLQCVVLQGLSQNVSQNKAKQLIKNTAVQHHHQTVIKKHWRLWKDRLEEAEDKSLQALIDMADTNYRMYLMSHSFDHWRRKLVQQSRMQELEWRADVWFAERWLAHYFGSWCEYALLRSVKNDKQHKADVHNKQRLCTWVLCTWRARTEQHKDEMLMLRLAILHEEQSCVQRAWARWKERTEQQKKGEDKQKEQTSEDCELPPTLLAQREDTSAGLQARLKMSDLTERALWHWALTLQAKVLFGWRLWVREQRRKKAEAVETKCAMSDTHQNKTSYNRAQSSLNQAELLHREQIDTEKARKHYDSKLLTKVLRAWKKHQHTRLKYKVMKQQGILLRKLKMYETYFVLWRRKFEFKVKLSEQTEQALWHWALTLQAKMFHAWRLWVQTQRKKKTEVAQVDDDESTSAAVTYIDDIRSLTETEMQRDEEPQSLHLQRVVKCCAMKWKQRALFVSFKKPVTFHYPDSKLDCPSDSRENDVDDSELIRPLVRRQPRRCEELFAPSSNVASLSSSRPSGYVCHVSYQKPPASILDTSETPCELLLPPAAFMNTENKMRQANILSPTAVASLENISPTSSDIQSGEPCGDSANDPTSTLMRELMSIQQDMRSFQQDRKQLRLWQKVKDVLQSWLQSSGKDEEIEKMAVCQQVKELEERIEKLSCELGTRRLTMRFHAERLQHLQAVLDCSGFASLYRQIQM
- the sirt4 gene encoding NAD-dependent protein lipoamidase sirtuin-4, mitochondrial isoform X2, which codes for MRLTCRVTTLHMTSSRRASSAPAGFFVPDCSSIDTQSLQLLQDFVSRATRLFAISGAGLSTESGIPDYRSEGVGLYARTDRRPMQHVEFVRSAKSRQRYWARNFLGWPQFSSHQPNAAHRALQHWEVQGKLHWLVTQNVDALHSKAGQKKLTELHGCAHRVMCLGCGSISAREELQRRFVELNPDWRAQAGAVAPDGDVFLEDELALNFRVPSCEVCGGTLKPEVTFFGDSVNKDTVQFVHNKLAESDAVLVIGTSLQVYSGYRFLLAASDRNIPVAIVNIGPTRADHLAQLKVRGRCGEVLSSIQPL
- the sfi1 gene encoding protein SFI1 homolog isoform X1: MEKQYRLPKRKLHSVTFSIDTKVSPIPNSYIPKRTDYSWDKCGRTDELRIRNLARKFLKTWRQNTFGRILPHKAKCHYDSVLLGKTFEAWKEEWWTFGRGWSLSVRAKCHYRYYLLYMTFRRWQTFMSLQVDKKDKIQKAQAFVDRRRMRQMWDKWKFYCQTHQQKIKALQLAQEQHRRTSLQSAWHLWQARFRQQQNIPPMEDQDSTQGAIEKESKASLHFSNRVKKKSLLEWQSYVSCSERKKSLKADAQRFARLHLMKMSWGVWRSEWHRKQRKEEHLEASGQLACRASRRRALLHWRTYVTRHRQKANRGQIASQHYHRHLQCVVLQGLSQNVSQNKAKQLIKNTAVQHHHQTVIKKHWRLWKDRLEEAEDKSLQALIDMADTNYRMYLMSHSFDHWRRKLVQQSRMQELEWRADVWFAERWLAHYFGSWCEYALLRSVKNDKQHKADVHNKQRLCTWVLCTWRARTEQHKDEMLMLRLAILHEEQSCVQRAWARWKERTEQQKKGEDKQKEQTSEDCELPPTLLAQREDTSAGLQARLKMSDLTERALWHWALTLQAKVLFGWRLWVREQRRKKAEAVETKCAMSDTHQNKTSYNRAQSSLNQAELLHREQIDTEKARKHYDSKLLTKVLRAWKKHQHTRLKYKVMKQQGILLRKLKMYETYFVLWRRKFEFKVKLSEQTEQALWHWALTLQAKMFHAWRLWVQTQRKKKTEVAQVDDDESTSAAVTYIDDIRSLTETEMQRDEEPQSLHLQRVVKCCAMKWKQRALFVSFKKPVTFHYPDSKLDCPSDSRENDVDDSELIRPLVRRQPRRCEELFAPSSNVASLSSSRPSGYVCHVSYQKPPASILDTSETPCELLLPPAAFMNTENKLLFVSKMRQANILSPTAVASLENISPTSSDIQSGEPCGDSANDPTSTLMRELMSIQQDMRSFQQDRKQLRLWQKVKDVLQSWLQSSGKDEEIEKMAVCQQVKELEERIEKLSCELGTRRLTMRFHAERLQHLQAVLDCSGFASLYRQIQM
- the lg11h1orf74 gene encoding UPF0739 protein C1orf74 homolog, producing MHTRELFLAAARKYLSTRRKSFSIPQSLDVAAQLLAVDLALKPALLYDANSASGEQVHHYLRSCQSSQLVSDSLITLDLNGNSLIVNPVATRSNLEKVLRNGGPAVIDVSHSLEKPAIIESVRAGLKNIAQDLLFCLRGFDAGKDVDKSISVAHGSDEWNLSAVFGLLLGYPAIYWFEQSESFENCLSMTPLTVTKATATWAADATSHKSCLYSFSIPAILQNESLSSLEEWKLGLQERFQEQNILKELNVCQSAVTLPSVCL